One window of Triticum dicoccoides isolate Atlit2015 ecotype Zavitan chromosome 5A, WEW_v2.0, whole genome shotgun sequence genomic DNA carries:
- the LOC119299182 gene encoding uncharacterized protein LOC119299182 produces MGPGRTVRPPRNAPQSQGQHSGSTSASKSRKVRGINKGKGLERLIKRAGHPLNLTISEERRPIGENNELLSREIGLLTRYHAPIQRAGWHSLTEDDKEPLYELLKLKFNLDFTQDHIKGCVDLLFSSSYKSFHHKCYEHYVKSGDDARSNPYPPLIDNRVGDWIWLYDHFETEEFKKRSTIGKANRSNLPYVHKKGTKSFVAVQHELNCGDIRLYKECYSSDKKGWASEDARNKHEEMLQKQKEPIEEGEVPLTEQQICEHVLGKAYGYVRGRGHGPKPNRRAYSSASSSTQHVVEELASTKEIVATQQTQIEAQQSQLEAQQKKIDWLQSVVSNLVGISPPMDGTSATGLGFTTERPMPSDGIGMQHINLNYFWFADV; encoded by the exons ATGGGACCTGGACGAACAGTCCGGCCACCAAGAAATGCCCCGCAATCTCAAGGTCAACATTCTGGGAGTACCTCAGCATCAAAATCTAGGAAGGTACGTGGGATAAATAAGGGAAAGGGCTTGGAGCGTTTGATCAAAAGGGCAGGTCATCCACTAAACTTGACCATCTCCGAAGAGAGAAGACCTATTGGAGAAAATAATGAATTACTTTCCAGAGAGATTGGACTTCTTACACGGTACCATGCACCTATCCAACGTGCCGGGTGGCATAGtctgactgaggatgataaggagccATTGTATGAACTTCTAAAG CTTAAGTTCAATCTTGATTTCACCCAAGATCATATCAAAGGCTGTGTGGATCTGCTATTCTCTTCAAGCTACAAAAGTTTCCATCACAAGTGTTATGAACATTATGTAAAATCTGGTGATGATGCTAGAAGCAATCCATATCCTCCCCTTATTGATAATAGAGTTGGAGACTGGATTTGGCTCTATGATCATTTTGAAACAGAAGAATTTAAG AAACGGTCCACAATTGGGAAGGCTAACCGCTCAAACCTACCTTATGTTCACAAGAAGGGAACAAAGTCATTTGTAGCGGTTCAACATGAATTA AATTGTGGCGATATCAGACTATACAAGGAGTGTTACTCTAGTGATAAGAAGGGATGGGCATCAGAAGATGCCAGGAATAAACAT GAAGAAATGTTGCAGAAGCAAAAGGAACCTATAGAGGAGGGTGAAGTACCTTTAACAGAGCAACAAATTTGTGAGCATGTGCTAGGTAAGGCATATGGTTACGTCAGAGGTCGGGGTCATGGACCAAAACCAAATAGAAGGGCTTACTCAAGCGCATCAAGCTCAACTCAGCATGTAGTGGAAGAATTGGCCTCTACAAAGGAGATTGTTGCTACGCAGCAAACTCAAATTGAGGCTCAACAATCTCAACTTGAAGCTCAACAGAAGAAGATCGATTGGCTACAAAGTGTCGTGTCTAACTTGGTTGGCATTTCACCTCCTATGGACGGCACTAGTGCAACAGGGCTAGGTTTCACAACTGAGCGGCCAATGCCATCTGACGGAATAGGTATGCAACACATCAATCtcaactatttttg GTTCGCTGATGTCTAA